The Celeribacter baekdonensis genomic interval ACCCTGACCATCGTGGCGCTGGCCATCAGACAGGCCGAATACATCGCCCAGGAAATGACCGCTCAAAACATCTGAGCGACAGACATCTGAGTGGCAGGCATCTGAGTGGCAGGCATCTGAGTGGCACTGCGACCCTCCCTGAACACGGCCGGAGCCTCCTCTGCGGCCGTGTTTATGTCTCATTCAGGCTTTGAAGTGGCGGGATCGTCGCTGAGTTCAACAGGCAACGGACAGGCAAAGCCCCCCAACGCAGCCCAAAGCCCCCCCAAACGCACCGCGCCAAAGGTGGATCATCACACGAGGGCATGCCCCCCGTTATAGGTAAGATTCAACGCAGATTTTAACGCTGCTCCGGTCGCTGCAAGCCTTCGGAGGCGATCCAGCGGTTGACCGTCGCTCGGCTTTTGCCCAGCAGGCGCGCGGCCTTTGAGACATTCCAGTTGGTGCTGTCCAACGCATCCTTGAGCGAGGCTCGGGGCCTCTCTTTGGCGGCGTCCTGTCGCGACGGGAGCAAACGCGCCGGCAGGTCGGTCACATTGATCCGCCTGCCGTTGCCACAGATCAACGCCTCTCGCAAAACCGCATGCATCTCGCGCCGGTTGCCCGGCCAAGGATAGCCCATCAGGACATCTCGGGCGCTGTCGGCAATCTCGATCGGGTCGGTGAAACTTTCGGCAATGACGTTGTCCAGAACCGCGTCGCACTCTCGCTGCGCGACCGGCGGCAATTCCACAACCGCTTGGCCCAACAGATACAGCAAGCTGCGCGGAATGCTGTCGTCCCTTTCCAGCTCGGACCATGCTCTGCCAGCCGTGAACAAAACCGCAGGCGGCCGGGCCTTCATCCCAGACATCGACGGATCAACATCAAGGAACCGTTCCAGCACAAGCTGCGCCTCTGCCGACAGGCTCTCGATATTGCGCAGGATCAATGTGGGCACCACGTTGTCGACGGGATAGTCGCTGAGAAACCCCACGCTCGTGAGCGCCTCAGACAGATCAGCCTCAGCACCATTGCGCGCGGCATCCAACGTCACGCCCACCGGCGAAATCAGTCCCTGTTCCTCCAAAAGCGCCTTGGCGAAACCTTCCGTGCCAACCCCTGGCGCACCACAAATCAGCACTGGGACACGATGGGCCACCAGTTTGCGCGCGCGTTCGGCCAAAATCGGCAACCTGCCACCCTCTTTGATCAACCGCCCCAGAGTCGTTTCCTTCTCGATCCGGTCAGGAATGCGCGGCAAGTCACTGTGCATCACACGTCGTCTGGGCGGCACCGCCACAGGGCCACGCAGGGTGATGTTGAGATCCTTTAGATCGGAAACATGGCGTCCCACGAGGTCCTGATGCGCGCTCGGGCGGGCGCTGTCACGCCACAGTGGCAGATAGGAAACGACGACCCCCGCGTCATCACAGGCCACCAGCGTTTCAAACAAGCGCCGCGACACGGGATCTTGGGACAAGGCCCGCCCGGTCAGTTTGTCAGAATGGAAGGTGCGGAACAGCCGGGTTTGAAATTGCCGTGAGGCCCGCCGAATGACCTGTTCGCACAGCGCGTGCTCCTCCTGGCGCCGGCGCACGGAGCCGACAAGTGTTATGGTCCCGATCAGGTTGTTCTCAGCATCCAT includes:
- a CDS encoding sigma-54-dependent Fis family transcriptional regulator, translating into MDRSSVEKLIRSSRDRSRSLHNLSSCTRSPILRLQADEINHRNEKFLDQIGGAASEVDRSVLLPSRSRYSLLITDAEGIVIESYAPEGMEAEFQRNGLVRGSVWDERVAGTNGISMSMQTGRVLTVLGDEHFYTCFHGFSCSSAPLMDAENNLIGTITLVGSVRRRQEEHALCEQVIRRASRQFQTRLFRTFHSDKLTGRALSQDPVSRRLFETLVACDDAGVVVSYLPLWRDSARPSAHQDLVGRHVSDLKDLNITLRGPVAVPPRRRVMHSDLPRIPDRIEKETTLGRLIKEGGRLPILAERARKLVAHRVPVLICGAPGVGTEGFAKALLEEQGLISPVGVTLDAARNGAEADLSEALTSVGFLSDYPVDNVVPTLILRNIESLSAEAQLVLERFLDVDPSMSGMKARPPAVLFTAGRAWSELERDDSIPRSLLYLLGQAVVELPPVAQRECDAVLDNVIAESFTDPIEIADSARDVLMGYPWPGNRREMHAVLREALICGNGRRINVTDLPARLLPSRQDAAKERPRASLKDALDSTNWNVSKAARLLGKSRATVNRWIASEGLQRPEQR